DNA from Microtus ochrogaster isolate Prairie Vole_2 unplaced genomic scaffold, MicOch1.0 UNK91, whole genome shotgun sequence:
ACTCAAGGAGAGCTAGAGAGAAAGGTACAGAAGAAGTGCTTCTTAGCAAAAGGCTGCTGTAAGCATCTCCCTAGCAACCAGATGGAAGGCTCTTTTAGCAACGGGAAGCTGTATGTAGTTGTCATGGCAACTGGGCTACTTGGCTAGAAAAAGGAATTGCTTAGCAATAGGCAGCGGTTGGGGGCCACCCCTTGAGAGGCGCCTCACCCAGGGAAATCTGCTTGACGTCCAGATCCCAGGCCTCCTCCTCGACGCGGGCAGGCAGGGAGCAGGCTCCCGGCGAGAGGCCGGGAAGGGACGGGCCAGCATGCTCAAAGGATGATACCGCTACGGAGGCCCGGGTGCGGGCGGCTGCAgagagtggggagtggggtggtggGGTGCTGGTGTGGAAAAGTCCTCCTGGCTCCTGGAGGAGTCCCACATTTTGGGAAGTGTTGCCCACTCAGGACTCAGTATCCTTCCTAACAACTCCCCTTTGCTTTTATATCATTGGTCAAGGCCCGACTGGGAGCACAGCCCCGCCCCCTGCACCCTGAACCTTACCTCTTCCGGTGAGCAGGGCACTCAGTGTCCGTTCTCCGAGGGCTTTAATGTCCAGGAAAGGTTTATTCCCAATGCCCATGGAAACCATCTGCTGCACGCGGAGCTCTAGGGAACAGAGACCCTGTTTACAACCTTCTctcggccctcctgcctcagggttAGCACACTGCTGTTGACTCTCttacccctccccttctccccttccttgaCCAGCATGGCATAGACCGTAAGGGTGATGTTTGGCCTCTTCAGACATGCATCTGTTCTTTGCTATATAGTTCATCCTGTCCATTTGGCCTCCTGGCcacctggggtgtgtgtgtgtgtgtgtgtgtgtgtgtgtgtgtgtgtgtgtgtgcatttgcacatcTGTTATGGATGAGGAATACACATTTGGAGGTTAGGGCACACTGGTGTCAGTTGATCTTCATTTTCCCCTGTGTTTATGGCTGACCTCTTGATTGTTTTTGGTGTGCATATGCCAGGATGGCTGCATGGCAAGCTTCTGGAGGAAATTCCTGTCCGTCTCCCATGTGCTCTGTAGCAGGGATGAGATTACAGATGTCCCTGTTACTACATTTGCGGAACTGctggcttttgtgtgggttcagggatttgaactcaggtcttcacacttgcatgACAAGCACGTTTCATGGAACACTCAGCTGCCCTTTATCGTAGACATTAAGAGCAAAACTCATGCTTTTGTGCATCTGCGTGATTTGTCAAGTGCTTCTATATGTGTCACCTACTCGACCCTCCCATCACACTGAGCTGAAGAGAGCACTTTGCCTTTTTCAGATTGATAGAATGATTCAGAAAATCACAACAACGACGAAACCCAAATCAAAGCCCAGTACCaaccaacaacaaagaaaagctaTTGGTCTGGGTCACACCAGTCCCCCTAAGCCCAGTCCAGTAAGCAGTTCTGCACCTCTTGTGGAGACATTTGCTCTTTTCCTCGGAATTTCtagctttctctttccttacGGATAGTTCTGTCTTGGCCATAGCTCTTGCTTGAACCAGCCCTTGAGCTGTCTCTGAAGGCATCCTGTCATCTCCATACTCCAAGCTCCACCCATCTAGTCCGCCCATTACCTTTGTTGTGGGCTGCCTGTCTCCACAGCAGCTGGGCAATAGAACTTGTCCACTTGAGTTTGGTCTCTGGAGAGGCAGCCTGCAAAGTGTATGCTTCTCGTGTGCGCCGTCGCCGAAACCATAGCTCAAAACAGAGCCCACTCTCCCCGATGTTTTCCGTCAGCCCCATGTCAGCAGTCtgaggaagggcaggagagacagccctgacttacagaaggaaaagagggctCACGGAGACATGAAGCAACTGTCTCAAGAGCTTACCAGGGTTTTAGTAAGGATACACCCCATGTGTATGCTATTCCAAACACAGACCTTTGCCTCTGCCCTACCTCTGAAGAGCTGGAACTAACGCAGGACAGTTTGGAAACCATTAGTATTATTCCACCTGACCCAGGACTGTGGGCTGCTATGGATGCTTATATCTGGTTAGCGCCCAAAGCAAGATCTGTCTCTTGAGTTCTATCTACTTCAGTGAAGTTAAAGGGTGTCTGTGTAACATCTTTTCTCTTCACATACCAGGTACCACCTTTAACTCAAAACACAcgtgtgggttttttgttttttgagacaggatttctctgtgtagcccaggctggcctgaaactcagagatccacctgtctctgcttcccgagtgctgggattgaaggaatgCACCCACCACCCCCCAGCAGGCATATGTGTTCTCATTCGGAaggtctttttccattctgtcttGAAATGCCTCCATAAGTCTTCTGACACCCTAAAATTGATGATTAATTAGAGACCAAAACCTATTTTAGGTGATGGAGATTCTGAACCTGTTTGAGGTTAAACTTCCAGAATATCCTGAGTTCTTAGGAAGACCATGGCTCAGTATCCCTACTCCATGCCATGTACCTTGAATGCCTGCTTGTAGGTGAAGGTCTCAGATCCCCCCTCAGAGCCCTTGAACTTGCTGAACAAGAGCAGATCCTCAAAGAGAAAGACGTGGCGGAGGCACTTTTTCCGGCCACAGAAGACGGTGAATGGGTCCCGATGCAGGAGCTGTCCTTGTTCCTTCAGATCTagctggagaaaggagaagggatgcCTTGGTCAGGGAGGGCTTCAGCCTAATCCTATCGCTGCTTCTCATGCCCAACTGCCTAGCAGCCGCCATTCCTCCAAGTCCGTGCCCAGCCTGCCATGTCTTTGTGTACTGGAGATGCAGAAAGAAAGCCAGCAAAGAACGTGGGTTCATCTaaaccagcggttctcaaccttcctagtgccgAGACACTTGAAAGCCGTTCCTCATaaggtggtgacccccaaccataaaattattttcgttgctactttatagccataattttgctactgttatgaattgtaatgtaactatctgtgttttctgatgttcttagGCAGCCCCCattgaaagggtcatttgaccttgGAAGGGTTgcaacctgtgggttgagaaccaccgatCTAGAGGGAGTGCAGTTCTAGCCTAATCAGAATCAGTGTGGGAAAGAGATCAGGTTGAGGAAGAAGCAGTAGGCTAGACACGTGGAAACAGACAGGCAAGAAGAACCGGGAAAGGAGGGGACAAGCACAGGGCTCATGTAGAACAGAGAGTGTTGGACGTAATTGAGGCAATGAAAGACAGACTAGGGCCCTCAGACTTAGGGTCTGCTTTTATGGAACTGtttcgagccagggtttctctgtagctctagaacaggcttttgtagaccaggctggcctcgaactcacagagatctgcttgcctctgcctcccgggtgctgggattaaaggcatgcaccaccaccgcctggctcccgaCACTGTTTCTAAGGTCACAGAGTTACAGTTTGAACAAGAGTCAGCAGAGGCCAGGACCTTACCTCACAGCCCCGCACAGCTTCTACTGCGAGCAGATCTCTGCCTCGGGCCTCTTGTTCCTGGAGCAACTGTACAGCAGTCCTGAGGGCCTGGCGCTCGGAGCTTAGCTCAGGCCCAGCTTCCCTCAGGAGCTCCTCCAGGAGCTGTCCATACCGAGCCAGCTGCTCCAGGGGCTGTTGAAGGGCCTGAGGCAAGCAAGGGCTGCTCTCCAAAGAACCCTAGGGAAGAACCATAGCCTGGGATGAGAAGACCTGCAGCCAGGGCAGGGCCAGGGTGGGGGCCGGGCCGGGCTGGGGCGGGGCCGAGGCTGGGGCGGGGCCGAGGCTGGGGTGGGGCCCAAATCTCAGGACACGGATGTGATAGGCTGGGGTATACGCTTTGGGGAACAGAGGAAGACCTGGAGATATACTCTTAAAGGTAGAGCAAGGGGCCTacaagacggctcagtgggtaaacgtgttttctaccaagcctgacaacccgagtttcatccctgggacccacatgacagAAAGAGAGATTGACTCATGGAGTTTCtcctctggccacacacacacacacacacacacacacacacacacacgcatgtgtggacacgtacacacacacacacacacacacctttcaataaaaatgtaaaaaaaaattttttttcaaaataaagagaaaaaaatacagatgtCAATGAGATGGCCCAGAAGctaaaggcatttgtcaccaagcctgggaATCAAGCTCCATCCCTAGGAGTCCGGTGGTGAAATGAGAGAACTAGCTCCTGTGAACNNNNNNNNNNNNNNNNNNNNNNNNNNNNNNNNNNNNNNNNNNNNNNNNNNNNNNNNNNNNNNNNNNNNNNNNNNNNNNNNNNNNNNNNNNNNNNNNNNNNNNNNNNNNNNNNNNNNNNNNNNNNNNNNNNNNNNNNNNNNNNNNNNNNNNNNNNNNNNNNNNNNNNNNNNNNNNNNNNNNNNNNNNNNNNNNNNNNNNNNNNNNNNNNNNNNNNNNNNNNNNNNNNNNNNNNNNNNNNNNNNNNNNNNNNNNNNNNNNNNNNNNNNNNNNNNNNNNNNNNNNNNNNNNNNNNNNNNNNNNAGCTGTCCTGTGCTGAAGGGGAGCCAGCTCTCAGCCATTTATGCTCACACCTTTCACGCGAACTCCTTTGACCCTCAAGCGCCGGTGAGCCGGACAAAGTGCATACTGCCCTTGGTTATCACACGCAGAAACAGGCTTAGGGGCcgaagagacggctcagcagtcaggagcagaggacctgggctcagttcccggcacccacatagtGTCTCCTAAGTGTCTTTAACTCTACTTTAAGGTGACCTGATCCCCTCTTTGGCCTCCTTGTGCACTGGGCACAGTGCAGTACACTTACGTACcacatacatacctgcaggcaaacagccacacacatacaataaaaataaataaatctgccaggcagtagtggtgcacgcctttaatcccagcacttgggaggcagaggcaggccgatctcagtaaattcaagaccaacctggactaTTTAATGAGTTCGTGAAGGGTTGTGTTCTCTGAGAGGTCAAGCTGGGGTGAGTTTTTAGGTCTTCCTGGTTCCTTCTCTTACAAAATTTTCTCattctactttgtgtgtgtgcacacacgctgCAGTCAGAACACGACTCATTTTCAGGAACCACTTCTCTCATTCTACCATGTTGTTTCTGGGCTGGAACTCAGTGGTCGGTCTTGGAGGGAAGCATACCTTCCTGCCATCTCATGGACTCACTTTTCTTAGGAAGGTTTACCTTGGCCGAGGGGGTGAGTGCAGCCAGACCACTCTCCAGTTTATGTCTGTGCTTCACGAACTGTGCATAGAGGTTGAACTGGTCCCCCTGTACCAGTAAGGAAGAGGTAGTAAGTGTCCCTGGTGAGGGACCTGTAGAtgcttttcttctcccatccccactGCCCGAGGAGGGATAAGCGGACAGCACTCTGCTAGCCAGGAATCGACAGTGAAGTTCATACAACACCAGAAGACAAGTAATACTGGGCCAAGTTGAGGGACCGcacaagagggagggagggggagaagtgagGAGGACTGTAGATAGGGCAGAATGCGGGGAGAAGATTTGGGAGTTTAGTGGGTTGCTCACATGGCGAAGGAAGCAGGCCCCAATGCGCAGGGGATGGGTGCTGCAGCCTTGAAGCTCCTGTAGGAAGTGCGATCCGTGGAAGCTGCGAAGTCTCTCTCGGGCACTCAGGGCCGCGGCCCAGGTGCAGCGAAGCTCGGAAGTGAGCTCGGGCCCAGGCGGTGGCACCGGCTCATTCAGAGCGGTGATGTACTCTTGCTCACAGGCAATCAGTTCCGACACTAGACGCTGCTGGGCACTGTAGGCACGACCAGAGTAGCAGAGGCGTCACTAGGCATCACTCTGGCATGGGAAAGAGTCGCTGTCCCCAGCTGTTCTCTCCCGGTCTGAACTCTCACCTGATGCTGCGTTTGCGCTCCATTCGAGGCGTGCCTACTCCCCAGGGCCCATCTGGTCCTCCAGCCCGACCCAACAGCACGTGTTCTCGGGGTGAACACGTCCTGTCCACCACTTCAGTACTGGTGACTTCCAGGCCTCGGATCAGCACAGCCCTCGGGGGTCTTCCATCTACTTCTGGAGTTAGCTCAAGGCCTTCCTCCTCATGGTTTTCCCCACACGGGGTCAGAGAGCAATGTGATGGGGCTGCCAGGGGTCCAGGGCTgctgggaagaagcagggagcTGAGGCTGGGTGAAGGACTGTGGGCTCCATGCTGGGCCCCTGTGCTGCTGGCACTGTCTGCCCTTCGTCGTCTGTGGCCTCGAGGGCTGGCCTcttctcccagctgctgctgAATCCTTCTTTCCAGCTCTTGGCAGCGTGCCCGGCATCGGCCCCATTCTCGAAGGACTGCTGGGCTGCCCAGGTCCAGAGCCAGGGCTCGCATCTCCTGGAAGGTGCCCGCACTGGGCTCCGGGGCCCGCCGCAGGGCTAGGGCTGCCAGCACAGCGTCACGCCCAGGTCCAGCTCCCTCCAGCCGAGCAGAACCCTCATCTACCCATTCGTGTGCCTACGAAAGCCAAACAGGTTGGAGGTGGAGGAAAACGGTGAGGGCACGCGCCACTTAGAAACACGTATCCCACCGCCAATGGCTCCCTTGGGGCCTGCCCAGCATCACAGCATAACCTTGGAGATGGCACGGACACAGAGGAGCTAGTACTTACACACACAGCACGGAGTCAAGCTTGTACTAATTGCTTTCACACAGTGCCTCACCTAACTTTCACAGCAGATGTGCAAATGTCTTCAAAGGACCTACCTCGGGTCATTCAGCCTGGGCAAGCTAAAAGCCAGAGCCAAGGAGACGGGCTTCTAAGGTACCACTCTTAGCCGCCGCCTGACCAACTTCTCCAGGCTGAAGAGAGAAAATCGGCTCAGGAGGGCGCTCTGCACCCACCTGTTGGAAGAAGCGCTGCAGCCGGAGCGCCCGATGGAGGCCACTCTCAACCTGCTCCAGCCGTTGTTCGAAGACATCCAGAACTTTCTGGGAGGTGATGTCTTCCTCCAGAGCCAAAGCTTCCCGGGCCTGGGCGAGGCGCTCCTGGAGAGAGGGGTCTGAGCTCAGATCTGGTCCTCTCCCcgtgacccccacccccatctcctctctgtccttACCTGCACCTCAGTGCTGAAAGCCCGAAACCGCAGTTCTGTCTCTTGCAAGACCGAGAGTGAGTTCCCTGGCATGGCAAAGCTGGCCAGCTGCTCTTCCCCTGGGCCAGAAAGCCACTGCAACAcctgagagggaaggggaggtggtGACAGGACCAGGCTAAGACCCACTTGGCTGCCATCACCCCAAATGCAGTCTCTCTGGTGCTGTGAGACTCATGCCGTGAATGACAACAGTTCCCATAGGATTAAATGAGAAGCTGGCTATGCCATCTTTGGTAAAGTGCTATAGGATCAGAGCTGGGAGGAGACCGGGGTTATTGTGCCAGGGCCAGGCCAGGATGAGGAAACAGGTAAAACGGAAGGATGAAAGTTACTTGGATAACAGGGCCAAGAGGAATTCTACATCTACTGTGTGGTGAGCAGGAACCTAGGCAGCAAGCCTGAAACAGCCCAGGAGatgcgtgtgtatgtgggtgtgcgtgtgtatgtgtgtgtgagggtgtatgtctgtgtgtatccagTTCCAGTCCAACTTTCCTACTGTAGAGAATCTCCTACTCTTTCTGAAATGCTTGACTAATTTTTTCCTCCGAAGAAAGCCTGGAAGCTAGGGTGGAGCAGCTGGAAAATAAGAAGTCTCAGAATGCTCCTCAAAGTCAGGGCCAGCGAGAGCACTTCTGGAGTCCTTTACTGACTTCACGCCCCATCCTACCCACCTGTGTGCTGTCTGTACAGGACGGGCAACTCGGCAGCAACATCTATACCTGGCAGAGCTAGATCTCAAAGCTAAACACTTTAACATCCAAATTCTGTTTTCAAAGTAGGTTTTTAAATGGGCATGGATATCTAGTAGTAGGAGATAACCCTGGATGGAATAACAGAAGCCAGCAGGCAGCCCCAGAACACAAAACCCTGGCTCCCTTTGGCACTGACTTTGAGATGACCCTTTTATACCTACATACAGATCCACGGGGTATATATTCACAGTACAGGAGCTAAGGAAAAACACCAGATTTTAAGTCCCTCTTCCCTTCACAGTGCACAGACAGCAAACTCCCACAGAGCTTAAATCCAGAAGAGAAGGACCAAGGTTCAGAGAAGCCAGTCTTATTCTTGAATCTTAAGAGGCCTGTGGTTCCTCTCAGTGGCTGACAATGTAGGAGGAGACAGGGCCTTTTGGCCTCCATTTTGGAGGATGGTAACACATAAGGAGTCAAGGAAAATGTGGAGCCAAAGAGCTCAGCTATTAACTACCAGGCTCATTTAGGCTGGCATCCCCGCAAGGCGATGAAGGCAGGAGCATGAGGAGCAccagctacatagtgacttccaggccaacctgggccacatCAGATCTCCTCTCAGAAGactcccaaacaaaaacaaaactcggTTGCACTGAGCCAAGAGCTGATTCCAGGGTTCCCTTTGGGCGGAGAACACTTCCCATGATATCTAATGATCCTGACCAAAGACAGACAGGAGGCTGACCTTCTGGCTTCTTTCTGCTGGTGCAGAGATGCTCCTGCCCTCGTGCTGAGCCTCACACTTCTATGACTGACCtccaagggaggaaggagggatgcGGTTAAGCAGGGGCCAGGCTCCCAGGCTAAGGGTTTGGGGAATCTCCTCACCTGCTGGAGTTGGCGCAAGCGCTGGCGTTGTTCCTGCTTCTGCACGCGTAGGTTGGAGAGACGCACAAGTTGGTGGATGGCCTCATCTACCTCCTGGTATAACACAGCTGGGCCTGGACCCTCTAGCCTGGGGAAAGAGAGACGACACTGAGTCTCTGCCCTTGTCAAGCTCACCAGTTCTGCCTTTGTATCCGCAGGGATGCAAACATCGCAGGTGTCATGACAGCGGGAATGAGGCCGCGAGGGTTATAAGTGTAAAGACACGGCATCTTACAGgtaaaagcagaataaaaattaTCTGTCACTTCAGGGTTAGGTCACCTCTCTGCGACCTGCCTCCCCGCGCCCCCATTTGCCTCGCCACAGCCACACCCGTCTCTCATACTTGCTGCTGTGGGTGGAGCGCATGCGCATCAGGACGGCTCCGCCAGTCCGCTGTAGCGCCGCCAGCCGAGGATCTGCCAGCACCTTTTGCAGGGGCTCGGGAGTTCCCACCGCCTCCTTGGGACAAGGAGATACTCGGAGTTCCACTAACGCGCCAACCCAGTCCCACCCCTTCCACACCCGCCGTTAGTCCACCTGGGTCCACACCTCTTCCTTTGCTTCCGCTGCTCCCTCTAGCTCCTCGATGGCCTGCTGCACAGAGGCCAACACACCCTGGCACAAGCTGCACAGCCTTGCCACCTCCTGCAATCCACATACAGAGATGAAGGTAAGGGCCGGGTTCAGGGTAAGAAACACACTGGGCATGGCGGGTCtttctgtagtcccagcactcgggaggtagaggtgggtggatctctgagtctgagaccagctggCCTGCATACtcagtcccaggacagccagggttataaagagagaccctgtctcaaaaacaaagaaaggaaaataaataaatgtagagacaaacaaacaaataaataaaataaaaaaccacaggATGGAGATGGAGTCCTGGTGACCTTTGTGGAAATAATGTTAGGTTTAGTTTGTTTCTGAGTTTGTTGCTTCCAAGTTATACAATATTGGGCAAGCCCACAATtcctaaaattcattttattcaaTAGTAAAGTCAGAATAAATATAGATTTTGTAAAATCTAAGGAAGTGATATCAGCCTTGCACTGGAATGGTCACAGCACACGGGACAGCTTGGTATGTGAGTTTCCTTTGCCATCCCGCCTTGGTCTTCACTCTGCCAAGCCCCGCCTCCAGCTCTCCATATCTGCTGCGCTAAGAACTGTTTGTAGTCAACTGTGATCACGCTGATTCCTCTATTCTTAAGCACTTACTACACTTAGATTCAGAGAAGCGTGAAGGTAAGCGACAGAGGCTCTCTAGAGACCAGGCCAAGGGGGAAGATCCTGCACCTCGTGGATACTGGTATAGAGAGAAGGCACTAAAGGCACCATCTCCAGAAGTGATGTAAAGTCACATGGAACCAACTCCGAGCACTTTCTAGACACCAACAAAGCTATCACAAATACTTCCCTGCTTGTTTTATGTCTTAAAAGCCCCTACTAGAAAGCATCCATTAATGTTAATAATCTGACaaacttggggggcagggagctggaaagattgctcagtggtatttttcttccagaggacccaggtttgatttgcAGCACTCACATGTGGTTCTGATGGCTCCAGTCTCTAGGGACACCCACGTGCGTGGCGTTtactcacagacacagagacatacgTACACgcttaaaaatgaaacaaatcttacaaaactaaaagaataTTACAAAGGTGGGTGGTAACTGGAAAGACAGTTCACAGGTtgaaagcacttgttgctcttgcagagaacttgtGTTGAGTACACagacccacagggtggctcacaaccttctgaaACTCCAATTCCCgggtatcagatgccctcttctggctttctggGCACctggcacatgtgtgcctgaaaatacatgtatgtggagcacatacatacatgcaggcaaaatattcatacacataagataaaaaaataatttagcgAACCCTTCCCATCTTCACAGCGGCCAACAGCATCTGATCAAGGTTCAGGAGTCAGAACTATTTTGTGAACTGAACGGAACCGCATCTCCCAGCCCCACGGTTATGCCTGTCTTTGTCTTCCGCCTACATTTCCAGCTCTCAGATTTCTAGGTGCTGTTTACCTGATGTATCTCCACCCAGTGGTTGGGGGAGAGGTCCCTGTGACCCCCCAAGTCCCATGGGAGCTCCTCTGGCTTGGCCACTCTTTTCAGGTCCTTTTCTGACAATGGCTCAGCTCCCTGTAGACACAGGAAAGTTTTGCGCAGGCCCCTTGGGATTCAGTgagcttcccctcccctttccctcgcTGACATGGGGGGACACTAGTGGACGAGAACCTACCTTAAGTCCACAGAGTTCAGGTGGAGGGTTTTCATGAGTGAGAATCACCAGCCGCTGAATGAGCGGAGGGTTGCCCGAGTCCTAAGTGCAAAGAAAAATAGCTCTAAACTTTGGACAGCTAGCTGGCCTGGCATGGCTGCCACTGGAGAAAAGCGAGGACCTCAAGACATGCCTGTCATGGGTTGTTGATTACCTGAAGCTGACTCAAGGCAGGAATAAGTGCTGGAGGCAGTGGGGGCGCCTTGCGAAGGTCAAGCAGGGTGGTTAGCCCCAATAACTGGAGATCAGGCCTGTGGAGGTAAGGAGAGCCAAAgaagacatgtgtgtgtgcgcgtgtgtgcgtgcgtgtgtgtgtgcatgtatgtgtgcgtgcacgtgtgtgtgtgcatgtatgtgtgcgtgcatgtgtgtacgtgcatgcgtgcatgtgtgtgtgcatgtatgtgtgcgtgcgtgcatgtgtgtgtgcatgtatgtgtgcgtgcgtgcatgtgtgtgtgtatgtgtgtgcgtgcacacgtgcacacgctgAGGAGACAGCAAACAACAGAAGAAAGCgcaggtcatctggcttggtgCTAACAGCCTTCAGAAGTTAACGCTACTATATTTGGGAAGCAATGAGCAAACGGCCGAGGTCTGGGACATGTGCCCAGCAGGCGACCTAACAATCACAAGCCTACACTGACATGGCTACTGGGTGGGAGGACTAGAACTCGATGTGCTATGATGGATACATCCAAGGCCTTGGCGTTTATCTGAGGTACTCAGCGTCACAAAGTATTTGCTGTCTGAATGATTCTGCGCACTGATAATCTGGGCTCTACCGCAGAGGCGAGACAGCCAGCAGTGTTGATTTTGAAAACCACGAAGCCATCCTGGAAGTCAGAATTGGTCAAGGTGGACGGCCTGGAAACCGAGGCCTGGAAGTCGCAGGCAGTGCCTTGAGAAAgaaagcagccccccccccccgactgcGACTGCGCGAAGGCCCAGGGTGCTGAAGCTGGCCGCGCTTACCTCAGCAGCGAGTGCAGGTAACGAAGGGCGCTGCTCAATGTCTCTTCGGACGGTGAGGGCTCCTCAGGCAGGCACGGAGGTGTGATCGTCAGCAAAGCTCTCCCAGTCTGATCGACCCCTCCTGAAGACAGAAAACGGCCAGGCTATCCTGGCTGGGAGCAATCTTTGACTATCTCCCCAccaccttccctccttcccactctgtgtgtgtgcttagcatgtccttgtttgtgtgtgcatacacgtgtacgtgtgtggaggccagaggtcaatgtagGCTCTTTTGTGATCATTTTCCACAGgaactctcactgaacctggattaTCTCTGGCTTAGCTAGACTGCCTGGGCAATGAACACCAGAAATCCAgttcccttttccttccagcGCTGGGTTACAGATCAGTGCCGTGACCAGCtctcctgtgggtgctggggatctgaactcagcccTCCTGCTTGTGAAGCTGGCACTttaccggctgagccatctccccagcccctttcctcTTATTCACAGATGCCCACTGACCAGTCAGAACGAAGAATCCTGATGCCATCAAGTCCCAAGCTACAGGTGGGTCATCCAAGATGGAAACTGGGGGTGTTTCTTCTGGAATGCTGTCTTTTACATCCTGCAAAGTCTCCAGAGGCTGTTTTGGGGGGTCAGATAGGATGAACCCTGGACCTGTGGATCCTGTGCAGATAGAGGCAGAGTTACTCTATTCTGTTCCCAGCTAAACCACAGCTTCTCCTCTAGTCCCCTTCCCGAGCCCAGCCTGCCCTGGCCCTGCCCCGGGCCTGTCATCTCACCTGCAGTGCACACCGGGACCGACTCCTCTTGTTCACTCtctctgatcccctcttctggaGGTCCGCCATCTTCTGGGGGTGCAGGCTCTTTCCCATCTGCTGGCTTGAGTTCCTCTTTTGGTTCAGACTCTGGCTTTTCAGAATCCTCTTTCTCCTTAAGCGGGCTGCATTCTGCAGGTTCCTGTTCACTGGGTGAGGCCAGGCCGACAAGGGCTTCCTTGTCCCTGGCGCTGAGTGGGTTACCGTCCCCTTTCAAGGCAGCTCTGCCCGCAGCCcgcttctttcttctgtttcctttgcctGTTCTTCGAGGGGTACCAGGTGGTCCCCCAGCCTCCCCTGCCAGGAGGCAGGATTCAGAGGCCTCCCCCAGAGCCTCTGCTGGGGGCTCAGATGCCTCCAGGGCTGTTGCATCTGGGTCCTCAGCTCCTGGGGGTGAGTCCGAAGTGGCCCCAGTGCTGCTCCCCTCACCAGGTGGGCGTGCCCCATCCTGGTCCCGAG
Protein-coding regions in this window:
- the Arhgef40 gene encoding rho guanine nucleotide exchange factor 40 isoform X2; translation: MEPEPVEDCVQSTLAALYPPFEATAPTLLGQVFQVVERTYQEDALRYTLDFLVPAKHLLAKVQQEACAQYSGFLFFHEGWPLCLHEQIVVQLAALPWQLLRPGDFYLQVVPSAAQAPRLALKCLAPGGGRVQELPVPNEACAYLFTPEWLQGVNKDRPTGRLSTCLLSAPSGIQRLPWAELICPRFVHKEGLMVGHQPSTPPPELPSGPPGLPSSPLAEEVLGTRSPGDGHNAPAEGPEGEYVELLEVTLPHMRGNPVDAEASGLSRTRTVPTRKSTGGKGRHRRHRAWMHQKGLGARDQDGARPPGEGSSTGATSDSPPGAEDPDATALEASEPPAEALGEASESCLLAGEAGGPPGTPRRTGKGNRRKKRAAGRAALKGDGNPLSARDKEALVGLASPSEQEPAECSPLKEKEDSEKPESEPKEELKPADGKEPAPPEDGGPPEEGIRESEQEESVPVCTAGSTGPGFILSDPPKQPLETLQDVKDSIPEETPPVSILDDPPVAWDLMASGFFVLTGGVDQTGRALLTITPPCLPEEPSPSEETLSSALRYLHSLLRPDLQLLGLTTLLDLRKAPPLPPALIPALSQLQDSGNPPLIQRLVILTHENPPPELCGLKGAEPLSEKDLKRVAKPEELPWDLGGHRDLSPNHWVEIHQEVARLCSLCQGVLASVQQAIEELEGAAEAKEEEAVGTPEPLQKVLADPRLAALQRTGGAVLMRMRSTHSSKLEGPGPAVLYQEVDEAIHQLVRLSNLRVQKQEQRQRLRQLQQVLQWLSGPGEEQLASFAMPGNSLSVLQETELRFRAFSTEVQERLAQAREALALEEDITSQKVLDVFEQRLEQVESGLHRALRLQRFFQQAHEWVDEGSARLEGAGPGRDAVLAALALRRAPEPSAGTFQEMRALALDLGSPAVLREWGRCRARCQELERRIQQQLGEEASPRGHRRRRADSASSTGAQHGAHSPSPSLSSLLLPSSPGPLAAPSHCSLTPCGENHEEEGLELTPEVDGRPPRAVLIRGLEVTSTEVVDRTCSPREHVLLGRAGGPDGPWGVGTPRMERKRSISAQQRLVSELIACEQEYITALNEPVPPPGPELTSELRCTWAAALSARERLRSFHGSHFLQELQGCSTHPLRIGACFLRHGDQFNLYAQFVKHRHKLESGLAALTPSAKGSLESSPCLPQALQQPLEQLARYGQLLEELLREAGPELSSERQALRTAVQLLQEQEARGRDLLAVEAVRGCELDLKEQGQLLHRDPFTVFCGRKKCLRHVFLFEDLLLFSKFKGSEGGSETFTYKQAFKTADMGLTENIGESGLCFELWFRRRRTREAYTLQAASPETKLKWTSSIAQLLWRQAAHNKELRVQQMVSMGIGNKPFLDIKALGERTLSALLTGRAARTRASVAVSSFEHAGPSLPGLSPGACSLPARVEEEAWDLDVKQISLASETLDSSGDGSPGPRTGPSLQPPHPGNSTPSLASGGILGLSRQSHSRALSDPTTPL